DNA from Quercus lobata isolate SW786 chromosome 1, ValleyOak3.0 Primary Assembly, whole genome shotgun sequence:
CCAGGATTCCTAGTCGGGAGGGGGAGGACATCTTGATTTGGCAATTGAATCGTAATGTTGTCTTTGATGTGCAATCCTTTTATATTACTTTATTGAAAGCCCCTTCTATTTCTTTCCCTTGACAGAGCATTTGGTGTGTAAAGGTACCCAAAAgggtctctttctttttatggactGCTGCTAGGAGTGGGATTCTCACAATTGATAACCTTGTTAAGAAGAAATTGGCCCTTGTCAACTGGTGTTGTTTATGTAGGTGTGATGAGGAGACTGTGGATCACCTTTTGATCCATTGTAAGTTTGCATATGCTTTGTGGAGTGAGGTCCTTAGTATGTTTGGGGTTCAGTGGGTGATGCCGGTCActattgtttctcttctttttgcttggaggaattggttgggAACTTACTCTTCAAAGGTTTGGAATTTGGTACCCGCTTGCCTTATGTGGTTAATATGGAAGGAACGCAATGGCCGAACTTTTGAGGATGTTGAGAGTCCTATAGATAAGTTGAAGACCTTGCTTGCtaggactttgtttgagtggtctcgtATTTGGGGGCTTACGCATTGTAGTTCCTTGTCTGATTTCCTTAACTCTATTAGTCTTTCCTTATGATTTGATTGTATCTGTTTCAAGGGCAGTGTGTTTACAATCGTAAACACATTGttctttttcatcaataaaactcttattatgcattaaaaaaagaaagtatatgTAAGATATTTCATAAATActgattttaagttttattctaattttacaACTAAATGAATGAATAAGAATAGTTATGCCATTGCAACATCGTATATTctaagtaataaagattactattcctATCATAATCTCCATTTAGTGTACTAAATGTGCCCTAAATGTATCCTTCATAATCTTGTCTTGAATAGACTAGTAACATCAAATATTAGAGATTTCCGACTTATAAGTTTGCTGGGGAgcctttataaaatattaataaagagGTTGGCTAATAGACTGAGAAGAGTAGTGGGGAAAGTTGGTTTTTTAGACTCACAAAATGCATTTGTGGAAGGGAGACAAATTCTAGATCTTACACTGATTGCTGATAAGGTCTTGGATAGCAGAGTTTGTAATAAGATTCCAAGATTCATTTGAAAACTTGACATTGAGAATGCTTATGAATGCTTATATTGGGATTGTCTTCTCTATATGTTAGCAAGATATGGATTTGGGAAGAAATGTAGGAGGTGGATTAATATTTGTCACGATATTATATCCTCtatatcatgtttttctcaaatTCCAGGGGATTAAGGTTAAAAGATCTATTGTTGCCATTCCTATTTATCCTTATTATGGAAGTTCTTTTTGACATGAATGATAGGTTAACTTTGGGAGGAAAGATGTCTGGGTTTATCAtgaagggggggggggcaagGTGGGTGGAATGTAGAGGCCTTGAATATCCCTCGCCTGCTATTATCTGATGATACTATTATATCTATGGAGTTgaataggaaaatgttaaagccTTGATGCATATTTTGCTATGTTTTGAGGTGGTTATGGGTGAAGGGTGAATTTCAGGAAGAGTGAGATAAGTCCTAACAGAGGGAGCATGGGAAGATTGGTGTTTGTTGTGTTGAGCTGACAGAAAAGTCAATTTCCGTTTGTTTTGAGAGCCTacaacattactttttttttttcctttttttggtgGGGTTTATCTTTAAGCTGCTGCAAGTGGTGTCTAACTGCATGGAGGTTATCAATGGTGGGTACATTGAACTCTGATCTTTGTGACGTCTACTCAAGATTGGCAATTGGAAATGTGTAGTATCTTTGAGATATTATATTCAGCTCAAAGACATGTGGGAATGGATGATATGGTGCACTCAAAttggaaattaaataaaaatggcTGTTTTAGCGTTTGTTCATACTATGAGCAATTTGGAGAGTGATGGTGGCTACAAAGGTTGCTTTCTTTGTGTAAATTACGACTCTGGAGAAAATTCTTATGGTAGACAACCTTATTGAATGGGGAATGCTATAAGTACATTGATTGTTTGCTTTTGCGCTGTCTAATCGCCAGGGAGTTATAGGATTTACATTCATGACATTTCCAATTGAATGGTTGATGCCTGAAATGCTGAGAAAAGTGCTACAACGTTGGGGACGAAGACTGAAGACCCAGGATCTTTCAGAAATATAGCATAGAATTCGGTTCCATCTTGTTTGATGTGGCAGGTGTGGTGGGAGAAGAATAGGACCTTTTAGGGGCCAGAGCTATATATAGAGGAACTAAAATCCCAATTTGTTGggtcttctttcttttggatgTCTTTGAATAGGAATTTTTGGTTCATAGCTAGTATACTCCATTTGTTCCCTAGGTATCTTTTTATAATCTCTTGTGAATATTATTGCTTTTACTTaggaagggggaaaaaaatcttATGATCAATTTTGTGCACTTGGATTCTAGTTTCTTATTGCTTGATGCATGTAATGATGGATACTGGTGCAATATAAAACTAATTAATCAAGTTGCCtattgattttaatttcctttttgtttgctttgctttggaTTGCCTATATTAGATGATATTTGCATAGATTTTCTTATATTAAACTGTATAATTGTAGTTATGCATAGGCTATTCTTGCAGTATGGGCTGTAGCAATTCAATTTTCAATAGATGTATATAATTGGACATTTAGACCAAGCTTCTGATGATGATGCAAAACTTCTCTATCTTTACAGGCAGCAAGATGTTAGAGCAACTGAGATTGATAAAGTGGATATGCACTTATCTTTTCGCCCTGGTGACATTATTAGAGCTGTTGTGGTATCCTTATGCTTGACTGGTCTCTTTACTGACTTGTGGgagattttgaagttttttttaattatcatttttaacatttatttcattttgggaaaaaaaagaaagcactAGTAGAatttcatgcattgtttttgcttttttttgggggtggggagagggggggggggtgcaaGGGGTGGAGATTTGATACAGATTTCgttattttggttttgattattatgattGAAATGGGACAAATAACTTAGAGCATGCTACTATATCTCTTCTCTGTCTCTGATTGTAAATGCTGTGTTCTttcaaaaatgtattttttattttacatagcTTAACCTTGTGGGACCATGGGAAATAATACCTGGGGATAGTCTCAACACAAGATTTATTGGGGGAAGCATACTTTACTTGGTATTAAATTAAAGttaattttacctttttttactgataaaaaaaattgttatatgagttgcataatttctttttttaggcaGTGAAAGATGGAATTTTGTTAGTTTATTCCTAGGGGCAATCGCTTTAAAATCATCAATGTAGCTTTAGTTGTACTTTCCATTGActcttaaattgataatttgcaAAAAAGGTTATTTTCCTTAACATGGTTTGTTGATAAGCTGTCCCTTGGAGATGCACGGGCTTATTATCTATCAACTGCAAAGAATGAACTGGGTGTTGTGTCTGCGGAGAGCACAGcaggttagattttttttttttggggtgtgcATGCATGTGTGTGGAATTTTTGTAACATAAAGTTTGTGCGCCTTTCTGGTTGTAATGAATTTAAAGCGTAAAGGCAATTCAATGACACAGTATAACATTCTTAGAGCAGTTATATGCTATTCCTTgttttatttcatgattttttttttattcaattataaattatgacctaaaataaatgaaatgtgAAATCCTTatatacattattttttaagaagtgCCATAGTGTTGTTTTTATATCATGTTGTGCCTGTATCCTATGTTGTGTCCATGCTTCCTAGATCATCACCAAATTATTAGAAATATCAAAACCCACAGTAAACTAGCTAAATGTTCCCTTCCATTGGCTGCAATTACTTACTACTAAGTGCCTCTATGATAATATCAAAAAGAAGTAAAGAAGGGGGATCCCCTTACCTTAAACCCCTagaacttccaaaaaaaaatcttttggaCTTTCatttaccaaaattaaaaatcctattgtagactacttttttttttttttttttttttttttttttttttgcttttacatTATTTCTCTCCTTACTTCACTTTTTTTAATGTAGTATTTTGTTCTCTTAATACTGTTTcttaactatcaaaaaaaaaaaaaaaaacctatttagACTTCTGATTCTGACTCCCAAATAACCCATGTTTTGATATAAGCTTCTCCAATCCAATTTACACGGGATGCACGACCGGCTCCAGACCCCTGCACCCGAGTCGATGGCGTCTGGACGCGGCGACGCGGGAGGACGCGCTGAACCGGTGTCGTGCTTGCTCCTGCCACGGATTTCCCCGACTCGCGCCGACGCGCTCCAGACCGGGCCCGATCGTGCTGAATCGGCCGACTTCGTGATCCGTATCGGGCAAAACGGCGAACTCACCCTTACGCAGTTTTCCACACTCGAACGGTTGCTAGATGAACCCAGCCTGCAGAGGCGGCTTGCtgcttcttctttcctttcttcgtttttgaactctttttttaaaaataagaacaatCAGCTACAACTACACAAACAGTACAGTCACCAAGCCTCCTTTACACCCATTTAAAAATAACGCGTACTGAATCCAAAACAAATATCTTCCGCTCAGCCCTTcaattctattttaaattttccttgccttgttttaggttttctttttgtttcgtGAACCTAGCACGTGACTAGGTGTTTGAAATGATAAAGAGATTTGACAAAAGCTTTATTTCTATGGGCCCACACGTACTACTaatatatgaataataaaactattttaatatttaactagAGCCTTTATATTGCgtttttaatagtaatttttttaaagaatatttta
Protein-coding regions in this window:
- the LOC115990442 gene encoding exosome complex component CSL4-like, whose amino-acid sequence is MYIIGHLDQASDDDAKLLYLYRQQDVRATEIDKVDMHLSFRPGDIIRAVVLSLGDARAYYLSTAKNELGVVSAESTAGETMVPISWTEMQCPLTGQIEQRKVAKVGG